In Miscanthus floridulus cultivar M001 chromosome 5, ASM1932011v1, whole genome shotgun sequence, one genomic interval encodes:
- the LOC136454751 gene encoding uncharacterized protein — protein sequence MGPISNIKGVQRLTGYLATRSRFISWLGEQGMPLYKLLKKTNMFIWTEEAQEALESLKTSLMLAPILIAPEWGEPLLLYVVVGNHVVSAALVVEREEPGHHLKVQQPIYFIGEKLLCYFTKHKVMAITSFLLGDIVRNHDTARQISMWALELMGHNIRSALAPGSRARVVLISSDGSRLCYAIHLHFLASNTTTEYEALNNGLRITIELGATRLYICGDSELVVDQVMKESSYKSPLMAAYYQEVRKLKDKFKGIELHHVPQKDNDAADFLAKLVAR from the exons atgggccctataagcaacatcaagggcgtacaaaggctcaccggctatttGGCCACCCGGAGCCGGTTCATATCCTGGCTAGGCGAgcaggggatgcctctctacaagcttctcaaaaagacaaacatgttcatctggactgaggaagcacaggaggctttggaaagcctcaaaacatcactGATGttagccccaatcctcatcgctcctgaatggggagaacccctcctcctctatgtcgtggtaggcaaccacgtggtgagcgccgccctagttgttgaaagggaggagccaggacaccacctaaAGGTCCAgcaacccatatacttcatcggtgag aagctcctatgCTACTTCACCAAGCACAAAGTCATGGCCATCACTTCATTCCTACtgggagacatcgtccgcaaccacgACACCGCTAGACAGATCTCCATGTGGGCACTTGAACTaatgggccacaacatcag gtCAGCGCTGGCGCCCGGCtcgagggctagagtggttctgatctcctcggatgggagcaggctctgctaCGCGATCCatctccactttttggcctcaaacaccaccacagaatacgaggccctcaacaatggactacgcatcaccatcgagctcggtgctacgcgGTTGTACATCtgcggtgactcagagttggttgtcgaccaagtcatgaaggagtcctcttacaaaagccccctcatggcagcatactaccaggaggtgcgcaagctcaaggacaaattcaaGGGGattgaactacatcatgtcccccaaaaggacaatgatgccgccgattttctcgcaaaattggttgCTAGGTAG